The Myxococcales bacterium genome includes the window TTGAATTGGAGTTTGCGATTAATTTTTTTCTTCATTTCGGGCCGCACTCTGTCTCTTAAATTTAAGGTGTTCAATCATTTTTTGATGTCCAGTTAAGAATTGTGATTCAGTTGTCACGTAACTATTTAATTGCTGGTGAGTGTAATCATAAAATTGTTCCAATACTTAATTATTAAGTCTGATTAATCTCTCTCCTTAATTTCGTCCTTCACCTACAAACGAGCGATTTAAATCTGACATAAGTCTAGATTCGGCCATCGCGGGCCTCGGTTCACGACGCGCGGAGGCGGCCAGTTTCGCTTCAGTGGGTACCGAGCGGATGCCGCTGCCGTCGTGTGACGGCGTGGCTTGTTAATTCTAATTCTCACTCATCCTTGCCGGCGGGCCGAACGGTCGCAACGAATGGATACGTTGTGATCGTGGCGATCGACTCATAGACCACGCGCTGCGAATCGCCCGTGACGCGCAGGTCACTCGCGGCAAACGTAGACAGTGTTAGTTCGGGGAATTGGGCCGCTATCGTCGCCAAACAGCGCGCTTGCTCATAACCGTCGGCGACCATTGCAACGTACCCGTTGGCTGCATCGGCACCTTCGCCGTAGCCGACGACCAAGCCTTCGCCTATCCCTACTACAGGCCCTGGTCCAAACGGTGCGGCAAGCGTTGGCGCTTCATAAAAAACAAATTGCTCGCGTCGGTCACCGGTAAATACTAGGTATGGCCGCAAATCGATGGCGGCTTGGCTCGATGCGACCGTCTTCGCTGGCGAACCATAAAAGACGCCAGCATACTGCTCATAGGTTACTTCAGAGCCGATAACGCCAGGCTGTTCGCGCAAGTAGGCGAGGGCGGATGACAGTTGCGCCTGTGGAATCTCGAGGGAGGCGATACCGACGAGCTCCAGAAGTTCATACGTCATCGCGGGGTACTGTGCTACGGCACCATCCAGCACAGCCTGCATCGATTTAGTGGGGAGGTCATCCGCAAATGTAACTAAGCCTGAGTCAACAAAGGCGTAGGTTTGCAAAGGTGGGATGGATTTGTCGAGGTATGTAAACTCGACCATCCTCATGACGCTTGCTCCCACATCGGTCGCGCCGTTGAGCAGCAGGCGAGCGCCAACCGCCGTTGACGCTAGCGCACCAGCACCTTCGACTGTGTAAGCGATATGATCTTCATCTGGCAGCTCCCACACGACGTAGAGTTGGCTCCAATCTACGTGCCCCAAAAAGCCTGCGACGGAAAACTGGTCAAACATAAGCCAGGTCGGCTCGCCTGTCGTATCGGCCTGTGGGACCGCGGCGGCGATTTCTGCGCGCGCGCGGTCGATGATTGCATCTCGATCGACCGTAAGCACATCAGGCACGGCTGGGTAAGGGTCCGCGTCCATATCGTCAGGTAGTGTTTGATCGCCGCATGCCGTGGTCAGCATGGCGGTTACGATAAGCAGGGTGGAAACTTGCCACCAGTGCACGCGGTGGCGTGTGGCGAGTGCGATTGAGGATGAAGGTGCTCTGGTGTTTTGATTTGTCATAGTGGCCTCCAAAGCAATGGGCGTGCCATCCTGCGCTGTGTGGTTTTCCTCGGTGAACGCCTCAATTGCCGTTTTGATCTCTCGAAAAAGTGGTAGCGCCATCAGATTTCTGAGACGGCATTTTTGTATTGTTGAAATCGGTGTGGGTGAGAAACAACTTCACGCAGTAAAACCACTGTCCTTACCGCGTTGCTTGATGAACTCCGCGCGCGTTCGACGTGCGCCGAGCATGGTCGCAACCAACAAGTGGTCACTCTGGTTGTCTTGATGCGACTAGACTCGGTTGCGTCACGCAAACGTTTCTACGCGCGTGCATTTAGGTTTCTTGGTTCAAGTTTACAAAAGCGATCAACCTGGGCGCGGCAATCGGGTTCGCAGCTTTGTGCGCTGACTTCGCCGCCGCCGCGCGGCGGTAGCGGTCGGTTCATTTATTGGCCTTGCCAAGCAGCTTAACTACACCGGGCACAGCTGGTGGGTCGGCCCACAAGGGCTGTGGCTATCGCAGCCAGCGTATTCCCGGTGGGTATCGGGGGGGCAAATCCATCTGGTAGGGCCACACGGCGAACAAGTCGACTGACCACCCCCGGCGGTGTAGCCAGCGCCAGCGACCGGTGCAAGCATCTCGATGGTGACGGATTTGAATTTAAGTTTTCGAATATTTGTTTTCTTCATTTCGGGTCGCACCCTGTCTCATGAAATTAAGGTGTTCAACCATTTTTTGATATCCAGTTAAGAATAGTGATTCAATTGTCACCTAACTGTTTGATTACTGGTGAGTTGAATCGGAGTATTTGCTCCAATACTTAATTACTAAGTTCGATTTTCTATAAACCTTAAGTCGCTCTTGGCGCGTAATTGGCGAAAGAGCCGCAAATTAAATCTGACATACGTCAGCTTCGCCTCGCGCCATCAACGATTTTCGACACGCCGGCGCCAATTTTAGACCCCTCGTCGCCGACTCGTTTTGCAACCCAGAGCCCCGTCTCCTAAGGAGCGAAGCGAGTCAGACGCGCCCCGATCACGGAACGTCGTGCCAGCTTAGTTGCCGAAGGCCTCGAATCCCTTTGTTTTGTGCTTGCACAAAACGGCTGCGCCTCAGCGCAGCCCGCCCGTGGTCGACGCACGGCCTTCTAGTCATTGGCCCCGTGATGGACGACCGTGACGGATTCGTTGCCGAAGGCCTCGAATCCCTTTGTTTGGTGCTAGCTAGCACCAAACCGCTGCGCTAAAGCGCAGCGTTCCCGCTCCTAAGGAGCGAAGCGACTTAGAGCGGGAAAAGGGATTCGAACCCTCGACGTCAACCTTGGCAAGGTTGCACTCTACCACTGAGTTATTCCCGCAGTTTGTAGGCATAGGCTTGTAGCGCTCGGCACGGCCTGGTGTCAAGCCGCACCCTGCGAATTTCAGCGCCGCGGAGCTGGCGAAAGGGCATCGCCGCCGCCCGAAGTTTGCTACGGTGAGAGCCATATATGTGTGGCATCGTTGGATACGTTGGGACACGGCAGGCAACGCCGTTACTAGTCAATGGCTTGCGCAAGCTCGAATACCGAGGCTACGACTCCGCGGGGGTAGCGGTCTGGCATGACGGTAAGACCCATGTGGTGCGCTGCCGCGGCAAGCTGGCAAATCTCGAAGCGCGGCTCGCCACGGAACCCGCGCCAGGATGCACCGGCATCGGCCACACCCGGTGGGCCACCCATGGCCGTCCGTCTGATGAGAACGCGCACCCGCATCGGGTTGGTTCGATCAGCGTGGTGCACAACGGCATCATCGAGAACCACACCGCGCTGCGCGCCGAGCTCATGGCGGCTGGTGCAGTCTTTACCTCGGAAACCGACACGGAAATTGTCGCGCACTTAGTCGATCGCGCGCTGGCGGGAGGCGCGCCCGATCTTGAGGTCGCGGTGCGCCGGGCGCTGGCGCAAGTTCGCGGCGCCTACGCCTTAGTTGTCATGAACGAAAAAGATCCCTCCACGCTCGTCGCGGCCAAGAACGCCTCGCCGATGGTGGTGGGCCTAGGCGAGGGCGAGAATTTTATCGCCTCGGACGTCACGGCCATACTCAGCGAAACCCGCCGCATTTTGTTCATCGAAGAGGACGAGATCGTCGTGGTGCGCGCCGACAGCGTGCGCATCACCGATCTGGCCGGCAATGCTAAAACGCGCGAACCCAAGACCATTACCTGGAGCGCGATGCAGGCCGAGAAATCTGGCTACAAGCATTTCATGCTCAAAGAGATCCACGAGCAGCCAAACTCCGTTTCCGACACGCTGGTTGGTCGCGTCGATCTTGAGCGCGCCGACGTCTCGCTCGATGGCGTCGAACTCGACGTTGCCGGCATCAAGCGCATTATCTTTGTAGCCTGCGGCACCTCGTATCACGCCTCCATGGTGGGCGAGTTCATGATTGAATCCTTGGCGCGCCTGCCGGTCGAGGTCGAGCTGGCCTCCGAGTTTCGCTATCGCGACCCAATCGTTGGCCCCGGCGACCTCGTCATCGCGGTCAGCCAGTCCGGCGAGACCGCCGACACCATGGGCGCCGTGCGCGAGGCCAAGGCTAAAGGCGCCAAGGTGCTCGCGGTCTCCAACGTGCTCGAATCGTCGATCCCACGCTTGGCCGACTACGCGTTTTACACCCACGCCGGGCCAGAAATTGGCGTCGCCTCAACCAAGGCCTTTACCACCCAATTAATCGCGATGTTCTTGTTGGCCGTGCATCTCGGCAGGCGCACGGGGGCCCTTTCGGTGGCTCGCGCTGGTGAATTACTAAAACACTTGATCGAAATCCCCGGCAAAATGTCGGAGATCGTCGCCGACACCTCGGGCATTCAAGCCTTGGCTCGCCAGTACGGCAATGCTAAGGGCTGCCTGTTTCTTGGCCGCGGCGCGCAGTATCCGATCGCGCTCGAGGGCGCGCTCAAGCTCAAGGAGATCAGCTACATTCACGCCGAAGGCTATGCGGCTGGCGAGATGAAGCATGGCCCGATTGCGCTCATCGACGAGCACCTGCCAGTTGTCGTGCTGGTGCCCAAGAACGCGCTCTACGACAAGGTGGTGTCAAACCTCACCGAGGTGCGGGCGCGGCAAGGCAAGGTGATTGCCATCGCCACGCGGGGCGACACGGAAATCGCCGCGCAGACCGACGCCGTTATCTTCATTCCGGCGACGGATCCGGAATTGGTGCCCATCTTGTCGGTGGTGCCGTTGCAGCTGCTTTCGTATTACGTCGCCGATTTCAAAGGCACCGACGTCGACCAGCCGCGCAACCTCGCCAAGAGTGTCACCGTTGAGTAAGCGCCGCGCAACCGCCGCTGCTACTACCACCACACGCAAGCTGACGCATCTAAATGCGGCAGCCGAGGTGCACATGGTGGCGGTTGATGCCAAGGCCGAAACCCTACGCACCGCCACCGCCAGCGGCGTGGTGACCATGCGCGCCACCACCGTGGCCGCGCTGCGCGCCGGCACGCTCAAAAAAGGCGACGCGCTGGCGGTCGCACGCATCGCGGGGATTAACGGCGCCAAGCGCGCGGCTGATTTAATTCCGTTGTGCCATCCGCTCCGCCTCACCGGCATCGAGGTAGCGCTCGCCTTGCGCCCACGCGCGGTGGCGATCTCGGCGACCGTCCGCGCCTTTGATCGAACCGGCGTCGAGATGGAGGCCTTGGCCGCGGTCAGCGCCGCCGCGCTAACCATCTACGACATGTGCAAGAGCGTCGATAAGGACATGACGATTGCGAGCATCGCCGTCGACCATAAGGCTGGCGGGCGCTCGGGCACCTACCGTCGCGCCAGCGCGAGTGCGGCGCAAACGACTAAGCGACCACCAGCACGCCGGCCTGCACGGTGACACCTGAGATTGTGCCAGCCACCTTGGCAACTTCGTCGGCCCGCTCCGCGAGTGCCACCTTGTGTTCGGCCAGCAGGCCGCAGACGCGGCGCTTGAAGCGCATCGATTCTTCTTCGGGACGTACCAGCGCATCAATGAGTTGAGCTTGACCGAGTGCCAGGCCGTGTTCGGCGAGGGCATCCGCCGCCGCGACGCGCACGTTTTCGTCAAAATCGCGTAGGTAAGGCACAACGCGTTGGCAGGCTGCCGTGGCGCCGTCGGCCTTCCATTCGGCGAGCCACCCGAGCAGGTCAAGCCGACGCTGGGGATCGCGCGTGTAGCCAGGCTTTTCGCTGGCAAGCACCTCATCGATAATTTCCATCACCCGCGGGCCGGTGGCCGCGCGCTGCACCACGCGCAGCGGCAGAGATAGCCCGAGCGACGTTTTCATATAGGTGCGAATGGCATCCAGACCGGGCTCGCCTTTTTCCACCAGCGTGTCGATGACCCACGGCTTCTCAATTTCGTCATCTGCCGTCATGTGAGTTGTGACGCCGAGGCGCTTGCAGAGCCCGACGAGCGCCGCGGGCGAGCCGTCGGTGGCGAGCTTGTTAAGCGCGTCAAAGCGGTCGAGGTGCTGCGCGAACTTATTGATCGCTTTTTCGATCGTGCGATCAAGCGATTTCTCTTTGGAGAACAAGCCAAATACCATGGCGTTGTCTTACACCCCCGCCGGGCCGGTGAGAAGTGGCTGGAAGCGGCCAAACTCGGCGATCCCAGCCCGATCGGCGGGCCGCCGGCAGCCCGGCGCCTTTTGCCGAGCGGGGCTGCGTGCCGGATGCGGCGCTGTGATAAACACCGGTCATGGCGAAGATCGACCAGGTCCGCAACATCGGCGTCGCGGCCCATATTGATGCCGGCAAGACCACGGTGTCGGAACGGTTCTTGTATTTCTCGGGCCGCATCCACAAGGCCGGCGAGGTGCACGATGGCGCCACCCAGATGGACTGGATGGAGCAGGAGCGCGAGCGCGGCATCACGATCACCGCGGCCGCGACCACGTTCGAGTGGAAGAAGCACGAGATCCATCTCATCGACACGCCGGGTCACGTCGACTTCACGATCGAAGTCGAGCGCTCGTTGCGCGTGCTCGACGGCGCGGTCATCGTCTTTTGTGCGGTCGCCGGCGTGCAGACGCAAACCGAGACGGTGTGGAGGCAGGCCAACAAATTTCGCGTCCCGCGCCTCGCCTTTATCAATAAGATCGATCGCATCGGCGCGTCGTTTGTCGACGTGGTGGCGCAGTTGCGCGAGCGACTGGGTGCGCACGCCGTGCCAATTCAACTACCCATTGGCCTCGAAGATGAGTTCGAAGGCATCATCGATCTCATGACGATGAAGGCGCTCTATTTTACCGGCAGCCTGGATGACCCGCCAGAAGAGCGGGCGATTCCCGAGGGGATGGCCGCCGAGGCCGCCGCCGCGCGTGACCAAATGGTCGCGGGCATCGCCGACGTCGACGACGCGATTGCCGAGGCCTATCTCGAAGGCCGCGACATCCCGACCGACGAGCTAAAGGCGGCGCTGCGCAAAGCCACCATCGCGGTCAAGGCGGTACCGGTGCTCACCGGCACGGCGCTGCGCAACAAGGGCATCCACCCGCTGCTCGACGCGGTCATCGCCTATCTACCATCGCCCGCCGACGTGCCACCGGTGCACGGCGTCGATCCGCGCGACACCAGCAAAGAGGTCGTCCGCGCGCCCAAGAACAACGAGCCGGTGGCGGCGCTAGCATTTAAGATCGCCATGGACGAAGGGCGCAAGGTCGTATTCTTGCGGCTATTTTCCGGCACCATCGAAGCAGGCGATGACTTGCTCAATGTTCGCACCGGGAAGAAAGAAAAGGTCGCGCGGCTATTTCGCCTGCACGCGGATAAGCGCGAACGGGTGGAGAAGGCATTTGCCGGTGAAATTGTCGCGGTCGCGGGCTTTAAAGACGCCACCACCGGCGACACCATGTGCGATCCGGCTAATCCAGTCTTGCTCGAGCGCATCGATACCTACGAGCCGGTGATTTCGCAGGCCATCGAGGCGGAAAACGCCTCGGCCAAGGAGCGCCTCGATTTTGCGCTCGCCAAGATGGTCGACGAAGATCCAACCTTTCGCGTCAAGGAAGACGCGGACACCGGCCAAACCCTCATCTCGGGCATGGGCGAGCTACACCTTGAGATTATCTGCGATCGCATGAAGCGCGAGTACGGCGTGCAGGCGCGCGCCGGCAAGCCGCAGGTAGTGTTTCGCGAAACCGTGCTCGGGCAGGGCGAAGGCGACGCCATCTTCGAGCGCGATCTCAAAGACGCCATCTACGGCGAGGTGCGCTGCAAAGTGGCGGCGCGGCCGCGTGGCGCGGGCATCAGCGTGCGTGGGGCGCTGCCGCCGACGCCGGTGATTGCGGATGCCGTGGTGAACGCCGCCATGCAAGGCTTGCGCGATGCGGCTAGCAGCGGCCCCGATGGCTTTCCGCTAGAAGACGTCGAGGTGACGTTAACCCACGTCGGCGTGCGCGAAGGCGCCAATGGCGAAATTGGCGCGCGCGCTGCCGCGAGCGAGGCCTGCCGCAAGGCGGTCAAGGCCGCGTCGCCAACGCGCCTTGAGCCCATCATGGCGGTCGAGGTCACGTGCGACGATGCCTACGTTGGCGCCGTGATCGGCGACCTGCAGCAACGCCGCGGCCAGGTGCAAGAGGTCAACACGCGCGGCAACAAGCAGGAGCTCAAGGCCAAGGTCGCGCTGCGCAACATGTTTGGCTACTCGACCAAGCTGCGCAGCATGTCCGAAGGTCGCGGCGAATTTGTCATGAAGTTCCTCGGCTACGACACGCTGGATGCGCTGTAGTCCACCTTCTATAACTACCTAGCGAACTGCGGTCGAGGGGCTCAAAAAACTCGCGCGCGCATGTAGGTGCCGCGACGATGTGTGGGTGACGCGCGCCGCTATCGTTTCCAAATCTATCCCCGCGGCAACGCCCGCTGCGCCCAAGCGCACCCGGCGCGCGGCTGCTGACGCCAAGGCCGATGCGATCGCGCCAGCACCTGCCACGTTCGAGCCGGCCTCACCGATCATCAAGTGGGTCGGCGGCAAGGCGCGACTGCTCGACGTCATTGCGCGCAAGCTGCCTAAGACCATTGGCCACTACTTCGAACCCTTTTCCGGCGGCGCGGCGGTGTTTTTCTCGCTCGCTCCGGCGCGCGCGACGCTCGCTGATCAAAACCCCGATCTCATCGCGATGTATCAAGGCGTCGCCGACGATGTCGAGCGCGTGATCTGGTGGCTCGGCAAATTTCACCGCGCCCACGACGAGGCGCACTACTACGAATTTCGCGCCGCGTGGAATAAGGCGCGCCACACCTGGGAGCTGGCTCGCCGTGCGGCGGGCTTTATCTATCTCAACAAGACTTGCTACAACGGGCTATGGCGGGTTAACCGCGCCGGGCACTACAACGTGCCAATGGGCCGCTATGCCAACCCAACTATTTGCGCCGCCGAGCCGCTGCGCCGCGCCGCCCGCCGCCTCGCGGGTACCAAGCTGCTGGTGGCCGATTTCGCGACCACCGTTGAGGGAGCCGGTCGTGGCGACGTCGTCTATTTTGATCCGCCGTACGTGCCGCTGACGCCGAGCGCCAACTTTACGTCCTACACCAAGGACGAGTTTGGCTATGAGGCGCAAGCCCGGCTCGCCGACGTCGCGCGCGATCTAAAGCGCCGCGGCGCGACGGTGATTCTCTCCAACAGCGATGCGCCGCTGGTGCACGAACTGTACCGAGATTTTTCTATCGAGCGCGTGCTTTGCAATCGCGCGGTCAACAGCAATGCCGCCAAGCGCGGGGCCATTTTTGAAGTGATTATTTCGTAACGCTACGCCAGCGACGTGGTCGTCAGGTAGTGCTTGGTGGTCGCGTCGAAATCGACCAAGACGCCCGCGGCATCGGCGGCGCGCGCAATGCGAATCAGATCATGCTTGTTGCCAGCCACGACCATGCGCGCTTCGACGTTTTCGACGCCCGAGGCCGCCATAAACTGGCGCGCCTTGGCGACGTTTTTGAAACCGAGCAAGAGCGTCATATTTTCGCCGGTCTTGGCAAACAGCGGCACGCGGCCGTCGGCGTCTTGGTCGGGCAGCTCACCATTGTTGTCGGCGAGCAAAACCCAAAGCCCTTCGAAGGCCACCGTGGCGGGCGTGTTGCTCGCTGGCGGAGGCTGCGTGGGACGACGATCTGATGCAAATCGGGAACTTGGATACATATTGGATTGCCCGCTTAGTCGTCGTTTTTAAGCGCGGTGTCAAGAACAAAGCTTCGCTCCGGCTGCAAATTTCTCGAAAACCGCAGCGGGTATCCGGCTGAACCACGGCGGGATTGCGGTTGACGCGCGGCCCTGCTCGCAGCATGGTGCAGACGATGCGTAGGGTCTCGTTGCCGGTTGTCACGGCCGCGCCACAAATGGCGGCGCGGCAGGCATATGCAGACGCGATCGATCCCAACGAAGCGACGGGCGCGCTGCGCGACGCCGAGGCGCGCTCGATCACCTATGTGCGGATCTCGGTGACCGATCGCTGCAACTATCGATGCGGTTACTGCATGCCAAAAGATGCCGCTACGCCTTCAGCCTTTGCGGCGCGCGCGGACCTTCTGCAATTCGAAGAGATTGCGACGCTGGTTACAACCTTTGCCGCCATGGGCGTCACCAAGATTCGCCTGACTGGCGGCGAGCCCTTGGTAAGGGCTGACATCGAGCAACTCGTCGCCATGCTGGCACCATTGGTGCCGCGCGTGGTCATGACGACCAACGGTCACTTGCTAGCGCAAAAAGCCTCGGCGCTGGCGGCGGCGGGCTTGCGTGGCGTTAATGTTTCGCTCGACACGCTCGACCCGGTAGCATTTGCCGAGGTCACCGGCGGCGGCGATGTCGCGGCCGTCATCGCTGGCATCGATGCCGCGCTTGCCGCGGGCCTCACCGTAAAACTCAACGCCGTGCTCGATAGCCCGGCGCGCCTGGCGGAGGCCGCTGACCTCTGCGAATTCGCGTGGGAGCGCGGCATTTCGCCGCGGTTTATCGAAAAAATGCCGCTGTCGGCTGGCGCCTTCGTAACCTCGGCGCCGTTTGTCTCGGCGGCTGGGCTGCGTCAGCAGCTTACCGCCGCCTTTGGCAAATTAGAGCCGCAGACCCCACGCCTCGGCGACGATGGCCCCGCGCGTTATTGGCAGATGGCGAGCTCGCCGACGCACGCGTTTGGCGTGATTTCGGCCATTAGCGACCATTTCTGCGCGACGTGCAATCGCGTTCGCGTCACCGCAACGGGGGCGCTGCACACCTGTCTTGGCTACGACGACGCCGTCGATTTGCGCGCGCTCTTGCGTGGAGGTGATCCCGCCTTGGTGCGGCGGGCCATTCATGCCGCAGTGGCCCAGAAGCGCGTTGGGCACATATTTGGCGACGACGGCACCGGCGGGCCCCAAAAACACATGATCGCCATGGGTGGCTGAGGCCGCCCGCCCAGCGCGACTGGCCTAGGAATGGCGCTCGATTGTGCTACATTCTAACCAGGCGTACTTATGACAAAAATTATCCTTTCCATTGTCGCGGTCATCGGCGCTGTGGGGTTTTTGTTTCTGTCGTCAAGCAGCAGCGCGTCGCACTACAAGATGGTCAACCAGCTAATGGATGACCCTTCACCATTTGTCGGCAAGACGCTGCGGGTGCACGGTCATGTCACCGAAGGCAGCATCAAGGAAGAGGTGCGCGGGCAAGACTGGACGCGCACCTTCGAGTTGCACGCCGGCGGCAAGACCATTGCCATCTCGCATGTGGGGCCGGCGCCCGATACGTTTCGCGACGGCTCCGAGGTCGTCGCGCTCGGTAAGCTAACTAAGCGTGGCGACAAGTTTGTCCTCGACGCGGTCGAACTCAGCGCCAAATGCCCCTCCAAGTACGAGGGCGCCGCGACCAACAAACAAAAATCACCCTTAATGCAATGGTCGACGCCGGCCACCGTGCCAACCGCGGCGGCTGCACCTGCCCCCGCAGCTAGCGCGGCGGCGACGCCCCCGGCTCCTGGTTACTAACCCGCACGAAAGCCACCGTCATGGAACCCTCGCAAACGGCCTCATCGCCGGTCGCCGTCGTCGGCACGATCGTCTTGCTGCTCGCCTTTGTCGTCGCGGCCTGGAGCGCGGGCGCTGGCATTGTCGGCAACATCCGCAAGGATCGCCGCCTCGTCATCAGTTCGGTCTACGGCCTGTACGGCTTTACCGCGCTGGCCGCGTTGGCCTCCGCGCTCATCATTTATGCGTTTGTCACCCACGACTACAGCATTCGCTACGTCGCGCTCACCAGCGATACCTCGATGCCGCTTTGGTACAAGATCACCGCGTTTTGGGGCGGGCTCGACGGCTCGCTGCTGTTTTGGGTGCTCGTGCTGGGCCTGTTTTCCGCCATCGCCGTGCGCATGAACTATCAGCAACACCGCGACATGATCGGGTATGTCGTCGCGACCATCATGGTGGTGCAGCTGTTTTTCATGGCGCTACTGGTGTTCTCGAAAAACCCTTTCGCCACCTATCTGACGCAGGTGCCCATCGATGGCGAGGGGCTCAATCCGCTGCTGCAAAACTACTGGATGGTCATCCATCCGCCGACGCTCTACATCGGCTACGTCGCGGCGACCATTCCCTTTGCCTTTGCCATCGCGGCCCTGGCCTCGGGCCGGCTCGATGACGCGTGGATTCGCTCGGTTCGGTCGTGGATGCTGGTTTGCTTCTTCTTCCTCTCGCTCGGCCTGGTGCTCGGCGGGCGGTGGGCCTATGAGGAGCTAGGGTGGGGCGGCTATTGGGCGTGGGACCCGGTGGAAAATGCCGGCTTCATCCCGTGGTTCACGGCGACCGCATTTCTTCATAGCGCGATCATTCAAGAGCAGCGCGGCATGCTCAAGGGGTGGAATCTCATCCTCGTGATCGCGACGTTTTTCCTGACGATTATGGGGACGTTTTGGACCCGCAGCGGCGTCGTGCAATCGGTGCACGCGTTTGGCGAAGACAACACCATGGCGCTGCAGTTTGTGCTGTTCATGGCGCTTATTTTGGTGGTGTCACTTGGCCTGGTGATTTACCGCAACCCGCGGCTGGCCGCCAAGCATCGGCTCGAATCCTACGCCTCGCGCGAGTTCGCCTTTTTGCTCAACAACTGGGTGCTCTTGGCCTGCGCCGCGTTTGTCATTTTTGCCACCATGTGGCCGACGCTGACCGAGGCGTATTTCGGCGAGCGCACAACGGTGGGCATTCCGTTTTTCAACAAGGGCATGGCGCCGCTCGGCATCGCGCTGCTGGTACTGGCAGGGGTCGCGCCGCTGCTCGCCTGGCGCAAGACCTCGCGCTCGCGGGTGTTTTCGCTGTTTGCGACGCCAGTTGGAGCGACCATCGTGGCGACGTTGGCCATGGCTATCTTCGTGCCCTATGCGCGCCACCTCACCGAGTACACCTTTGACTTGTCCGCGGCGCATCGACGGGGCCTCTCGTTTTTGCCGCAGCAATGGGTGCTCGGCCTGCCGCTAGTGCTTTTAACTATCGCGGCAATCGTGTTTACGACGGCGAGCATTTTCCAAGAGTTCTGGCGCGGTACACGGGCGCGCTCGGCGAAGACCGGGCAAGACCCGTTCTCGTCGCTGCTTGGACTCATCCTCGGCAAGCGCCGCAAATACGGCGGCTACATCGTGCACCTCGGCATCGTCGTGCTGTTCGTGGGCTTTATCGGCAAGAACTACGACACCGATAAGAATTTCAGCATCAATGCGCCGGATGCCAAGCCAGCCGTCGATGGCCGCGCCCAAGGCGAGGCCTGGTTCGAAATGAAGGGGTATCGCTTTCACTACGAAGCGCTGCGCGAAGAGTTTGACGCGCGCAAGAAGTCGACCACTGCGCGGGTTTCGGTGTGGCGTGATGGCAAAAAGCTCGAAACGCTCGAGCCCGCGCAATGGAATTTCTTTAAGGGCGGCCAAATGACCACCGAGGTCGCGATTCACGAGCAAATGTCGGAAGACGTCTACCTCGTCCTCACCGGCTTTAAGGGCCAGCTCGCCAGCTTCAAGGTTTACATTAATCCGCTGGTCAACTGGGTGTGGATCGGCTTTGTACTGTTTGCGTTTGGCTGCTTCGTTTGCATGATTCCGCAGCGCATCGTCGATTTGGCGACGGCGCGGCCGGTAACGCGAACCAACAAGGTCGTCGATGCCGTCGCGGTCGTGCTGACGTTTCTCGGGGTGACGCTGACGTGCCTGCAGGTCGGCCTGGCC containing:
- the ccsA gene encoding cytochrome c biogenesis protein CcsA, whose amino-acid sequence is MEPSQTASSPVAVVGTIVLLLAFVVAAWSAGAGIVGNIRKDRRLVISSVYGLYGFTALAALASALIIYAFVTHDYSIRYVALTSDTSMPLWYKITAFWGGLDGSLLFWVLVLGLFSAIAVRMNYQQHRDMIGYVVATIMVVQLFFMALLVFSKNPFATYLTQVPIDGEGLNPLLQNYWMVIHPPTLYIGYVAATIPFAFAIAALASGRLDDAWIRSVRSWMLVCFFFLSLGLVLGGRWAYEELGWGGYWAWDPVENAGFIPWFTATAFLHSAIIQEQRGMLKGWNLILVIATFFLTIMGTFWTRSGVVQSVHAFGEDNTMALQFVLFMALILVVSLGLVIYRNPRLAAKHRLESYASREFAFLLNNWVLLACAAFVIFATMWPTLTEAYFGERTTVGIPFFNKGMAPLGIALLVLAGVAPLLAWRKTSRSRVFSLFATPVGATIVATLAMAIFVPYARHLTEYTFDLSAAHRRGLSFLPQQWVLGLPLVLLTIAAIVFTTASIFQEFWRGTRARSAKTGQDPFSSLLGLILGKRRKYGGYIVHLGIVVLFVGFIGKNYDTDKNFSINAPDAKPAVDGRAQGEAWFEMKGYRFHYEALREEFDARKKSTTARVSVWRDGKKLETLEPAQWNFFKGGQMTTEVAIHEQMSEDVYLVLTGFKGQLASFKVYINPLVNWVWIGFVLFAFGCFVCMIPQRIVDLATARPVTRTNKVVDAVAVVLTFLGVTLTCLQVGLAQPAAVREHDSQLTNAPAHMEGASDKFRPDAPEVPPAMRPVAADVMKQLVCMCGGCKRENIHDCKCSFAADERKKVLAILATQDVSTPAGRSQAITNVRAAFKREYGSEQVFVTPTSALPWMVPYVAIVVGLGLLFMVGRKWRTPPRSSTPVVAQADAADGDAAAAKRAKDEAMKQRLNDELEDLDG
- a CDS encoding cytochrome c maturation protein CcmE produces the protein MTKIILSIVAVIGAVGFLFLSSSSSASHYKMVNQLMDDPSPFVGKTLRVHGHVTEGSIKEEVRGQDWTRTFELHAGGKTIAISHVGPAPDTFRDGSEVVALGKLTKRGDKFVLDAVELSAKCPSKYEGAATNKQKSPLMQWSTPATVPTAAAAPAPAASAAATPPAPGY